One genomic segment of Prosthecobacter fusiformis includes these proteins:
- a CDS encoding complex I subunit 4 family protein, with amino-acid sequence MSVLEIVILLPIVAALAIWLGAPVRATSVGAAIINLLIVLGLLFQFKSASVEAGGMAFTKARVVLENPAITFGVGADGMSLILVLLTALVTLAAVWQIAKDKPAIYHIASLLIAGGGLGAFLSTDVFFIYAFHELALIPTFLMIGLYGHGEDSHRKAVAWKTTIYLGAGSLILLAGLAWLVLEYSGGQKLTFDLNALRAQAASTPLPVEKQGMIFFVLLLGFGTLVSLFPLHSWAAPAYATAPTPVAMLHAGVLKKFGLYGLIRIALPLLPQGAQVEWVQQALLFMLLGNILIMGFVTIAQRSLDQILGNSSVMHMGYIFLGIAAGTEIALQGAVLLMFAHGISIALLFALAGRMRNQLGTLELSKLGGLASHAPVFTVLFAFGTFASIGLPGLANFAGELMVFLGAFGGGGSSTIGPLQWTVIFALWGVVMSAVYMLRAYRSIFQGTASAGLFMNDPALSQRIPLILLAAALLIVGCCPWLLLGLLKSLAAAPVAAM; translated from the coding sequence ATGAGCGTTCTCGAAATCGTCATCCTGCTGCCAATCGTCGCTGCCTTAGCCATCTGGCTCGGGGCACCGGTCCGTGCCACCTCGGTGGGTGCGGCCATCATCAATCTGCTCATTGTCTTGGGGCTTTTGTTCCAGTTCAAGTCCGCCTCAGTCGAGGCTGGCGGCATGGCTTTCACCAAGGCCCGTGTGGTGCTGGAAAATCCGGCCATCACCTTTGGTGTGGGTGCAGACGGCATGTCACTGATCCTGGTGTTGCTGACCGCACTCGTCACTTTGGCGGCTGTCTGGCAGATCGCCAAAGACAAGCCCGCGATCTACCACATCGCTTCCTTGCTGATTGCCGGTGGCGGTTTGGGGGCCTTCCTTTCGACCGATGTCTTTTTCATCTATGCCTTCCATGAGCTGGCTCTGATTCCGACCTTTCTTATGATCGGTCTTTATGGCCATGGCGAAGATTCGCATCGTAAAGCCGTTGCCTGGAAAACCACTATCTACCTTGGTGCCGGCAGTTTGATTCTGCTGGCTGGCTTGGCCTGGCTGGTCCTGGAATACAGTGGCGGGCAGAAGTTGACCTTTGATCTGAATGCTCTTCGTGCCCAGGCTGCTAGCACACCGCTGCCTGTGGAAAAGCAGGGCATGATTTTCTTCGTCCTCTTGCTTGGATTTGGCACCCTCGTCAGTCTCTTTCCTCTCCATAGCTGGGCCGCTCCTGCGTATGCCACAGCACCGACACCAGTCGCCATGCTGCATGCCGGCGTTTTGAAAAAATTCGGCCTTTATGGTCTCATTCGGATCGCTCTTCCGCTTCTCCCGCAAGGAGCACAAGTGGAGTGGGTACAGCAGGCCCTGCTTTTCATGCTGCTGGGGAACATCCTCATCATGGGTTTTGTCACCATTGCCCAGCGTTCTCTGGACCAGATTTTGGGCAATTCTTCCGTCATGCACATGGGATATATCTTCCTCGGCATCGCAGCCGGAACGGAAATCGCCCTTCAAGGTGCGGTCCTGCTGATGTTCGCTCATGGCATCTCCATCGCTCTTTTGTTTGCCCTGGCAGGCCGGATGCGGAACCAACTCGGCACGCTTGAGCTTAGTAAACTGGGCGGTCTCGCCTCTCATGCCCCAGTCTTCACCGTTCTATTCGCGTTTGGTACCTTTGCTTCCATTGGTCTGCCAGGTCTGGCCAATTTCGCGGGTGAACTGATGGTCTTCCTCGGAGCTTTCGGTGGTGGCGGCAGCAGCACGATCGGTCCCCTTCAATGGACCGTTATTTTTGCCCTCTGGGGTGTTGTGATGTCTGCTGTTTACATGCTGCGTGCTTACCGTTCCATTTTTCAGGGCACTGCCAGTGCAGGCCTGTTCATGAATGACCCGGCTCTCAGCCAGCGCATCCCTTTGATCCTCCTCGCCGCAGCCCTGCTCATCGTCGGCTGCTGTCCCTGGCTTCTGCTCGGTCTGCTGAAGTCCCTGGCTGCCGCTCCGGTGGCTGCGATGTAG
- a CDS encoding NADH-quinone oxidoreductase subunit N codes for MSVFSVEIFLVVLGLALLCLEALVPTIKRHTLATLSISGVALAFVLFLFASKSAADLPAFVQPFHQLDTLAVFYKGFALVITLLVLWLTVESSAYLTKFTPGGNYSELFSLPIIVCAGMMWMASAKDLVTVFVSLELVTVSFYVLVAFARKSNLALEAGVKYLILGALSTGVLIYGIAWVYGATGAMSFEGISAALANTATSKQAALLGAALILAGLGFKVAAAPFQMWVPDVYQGAPIPVTAFLSVGSKAAGFVVLTRTVEAFTANGSIIASEVQALLIVGGSLTILLGSLPAIFQTSIKRLLGYSSISHAGYLLLALGAGSARFDLNSGGVVAFYLATYLPMTVLGFLVLALLRANGGGEDLRDFRGLAKRSPLLALVMTLALASLAGLPLTAGFMGKLFVFIGLVDQAAWGALACAVIGAAVGFYYYFRAILAMYTSDAQTLEPIKLSLGTKAGAIALAVVIVVVGVYPKPLQQLLAPNTVAVATH; via the coding sequence ATGTCCGTTTTCTCCGTCGAAATCTTCCTGGTTGTTTTAGGCCTAGCACTTCTGTGCCTTGAAGCCCTCGTCCCCACCATCAAGCGTCACACGCTTGCTACGCTCAGCATCAGCGGTGTCGCGCTGGCTTTCGTTCTGTTTCTCTTTGCCTCAAAGTCTGCGGCGGACCTGCCAGCGTTTGTGCAGCCCTTTCATCAACTGGATACCCTGGCGGTATTCTACAAAGGCTTTGCTCTGGTCATCACCTTGCTGGTGCTCTGGCTCACCGTGGAAAGCTCGGCCTACCTGACCAAATTCACACCCGGTGGCAATTACAGTGAACTCTTCAGTCTGCCAATCATTGTTTGCGCAGGCATGATGTGGATGGCCTCCGCAAAAGACCTCGTCACCGTCTTTGTTTCTCTCGAGCTTGTCACTGTTTCATTCTACGTGCTGGTCGCTTTTGCCCGGAAGAGTAATCTCGCTCTCGAAGCCGGTGTCAAATACCTCATCCTGGGTGCTCTCAGCACCGGCGTGCTGATCTATGGTATCGCCTGGGTCTATGGAGCCACTGGGGCCATGAGCTTTGAAGGCATCTCTGCTGCCCTGGCCAATACCGCGACCTCCAAGCAGGCCGCTCTTCTTGGCGCAGCCCTTATTCTTGCAGGCCTCGGTTTCAAAGTGGCTGCCGCTCCCTTCCAAATGTGGGTGCCAGATGTTTATCAGGGCGCACCGATTCCCGTCACCGCTTTCCTTTCCGTGGGGTCCAAAGCCGCAGGGTTTGTCGTATTGACCCGCACCGTTGAAGCTTTCACTGCCAATGGTTCCATCATCGCCAGTGAAGTTCAGGCCCTGTTGATTGTCGGAGGTTCTCTCACCATTCTCCTCGGTAGCCTGCCTGCAATTTTCCAGACCAGCATCAAGCGCCTTCTGGGTTATTCCAGCATCAGTCACGCCGGTTACCTTCTTCTCGCTCTCGGCGCGGGTTCCGCACGCTTTGACCTTAATTCCGGTGGTGTCGTTGCTTTTTACCTCGCGACTTATCTGCCCATGACCGTTCTCGGTTTCCTGGTTCTCGCCTTGCTTCGTGCCAATGGCGGCGGCGAAGACCTGCGTGATTTCCGAGGCCTCGCCAAGCGCAGCCCCTTACTGGCCCTCGTCATGACTCTTGCCCTGGCCTCCCTCGCCGGTCTGCCGCTCACTGCGGGCTTCATGGGCAAGCTCTTTGTCTTTATCGGTTTGGTGGACCAGGCCGCCTGGGGTGCTCTTGCCTGCGCCGTCATTGGAGCGGCTGTCGGCTTTTATTATTACTTCCGGGCCATCCTCGCCATGTACACCAGCGATGCTCAGACTCTTGAGCCAATCAAATTGTCCCTGGGTACAAAGGCAGGTGCCATCGCCCTGGCTGTAGTCATCGTTGTCGTCGGTGTTTATCCGAAGCCGCTTCAGCAGTTGCTGGCTCCGAACACCGTCGCCGTGGCAACCCATTGA
- a CDS encoding carboxypeptidase regulatory-like domain-containing protein has product MKFAALLGLSVVVLGAATEPGPVMREVEFDCAVVSAAGVPSVDSLVYVCHPNSGDHYLNELVVAQGKTDEQGRFRAWLKAPVHWTVRPFTVVAIAKNLESGFSHTTIHFSEPKKNASAVSIRLRETEDCRVRLLKPDGAPAAGVNVWVDLCSLPEKNAAGFPDSFTVPRLPGSPWSTMTDEDGRGVIRAVPKNARLYLVHDGGEWAQPSGRYFGDYKDAPKAGGQETVIKLVTAGSISGRITLPDGRAAGGCLIRLIEMIPYQTAYGAVTMANEEGQFELKQIPPSTYKLTYQTQPPWLDEWVGDEISGLLVSPGGATEVGDLKLSQAAIVTGKVVDAETGTPIEDPIIYRLKAGTHQLNYRFHRYPPIEYLPPDRQEMLSVTVSAGEKKTVEHRLHRVRPQNKITGVILGVDGQPESKTSVIAVQVSEYDFSPPATTNERGEFSIVITKPEGELTILAWNEEDEMADPLRAHPGGHVTLQLKDSGFAHLKGQVLNELAQPIREARIQVSLGSLSATGNGPIPQFVKTDATGRFAVPRLWTGLGSLTLFCQAEGYGGAALRDQTLKPEQVLEWNVVLKKADQIVSGIVVDSAGEPVPGVRVMAGGDRQQSTKVAITDKQGRFNIGQLTEDSVSLTAVQNTPELSRKAYKRLVKPVAEVRIVLPNAAGRVAGIITDHQGRPIMGAELSLIGRDRIATTNKEGRFELQGITEGWFNAEVNFANESGTKVEDRVRLKTGMMAAHIVMPDKTKTYLELPLAPVNLIGRPAAAVQVTAWLNSPALSPKAGGKVRILDFWGMECAPCLAGFPKVQAFWKEHQHEVEFIALSSSHYPEEEVREFLSKHPEYTFPIALLSEDATSNVDYDIRGVPLYVVIDPEGKIVSTGSDWSATEKAALRLMNQ; this is encoded by the coding sequence ATGAAATTCGCCGCCTTGCTTGGCTTGAGTGTGGTTGTTTTGGGGGCTGCTACAGAGCCTGGACCCGTCATGAGGGAGGTCGAATTCGACTGTGCGGTGGTGTCTGCCGCAGGAGTACCCAGCGTGGATTCACTGGTGTATGTCTGCCATCCAAACTCGGGTGATCATTATTTGAATGAACTCGTTGTAGCCCAAGGAAAGACGGATGAGCAAGGCCGCTTCCGTGCCTGGCTCAAGGCTCCTGTCCACTGGACGGTGAGGCCTTTCACAGTGGTGGCCATTGCGAAAAATCTGGAAAGCGGGTTCTCGCATACCACGATCCATTTTTCAGAACCCAAGAAAAACGCGTCCGCCGTGAGCATCCGGCTGCGCGAGACCGAAGACTGCCGGGTGCGTCTGCTAAAACCTGACGGCGCGCCTGCCGCAGGCGTCAATGTCTGGGTAGATCTGTGCTCACTGCCTGAAAAAAATGCAGCCGGCTTCCCCGACTCCTTTACAGTGCCACGACTACCTGGCAGCCCGTGGAGCACGATGACCGATGAAGATGGCCGGGGCGTGATCCGTGCGGTGCCCAAGAATGCTAGGCTGTATCTGGTGCATGATGGCGGTGAATGGGCCCAGCCATCTGGACGGTATTTTGGAGACTACAAGGATGCTCCGAAGGCAGGCGGCCAGGAGACTGTGATCAAGCTCGTGACGGCAGGGAGCATAAGTGGGCGAATCACCCTGCCGGATGGAAGGGCGGCAGGAGGGTGCCTCATCAGGCTGATTGAAATGATCCCTTATCAAACGGCCTATGGAGCAGTGACGATGGCAAATGAAGAGGGCCAGTTTGAGTTGAAGCAGATACCGCCTTCGACCTATAAGCTGACCTATCAAACCCAGCCGCCCTGGCTGGATGAATGGGTAGGCGATGAAATCTCCGGCCTACTGGTCAGCCCAGGCGGGGCCACTGAAGTGGGCGATTTAAAACTTTCGCAGGCTGCCATCGTGACTGGAAAGGTCGTGGATGCCGAGACAGGAACTCCCATCGAAGATCCAATCATCTACCGGCTTAAGGCCGGAACCCACCAACTGAATTACCGGTTTCATCGTTATCCGCCAATCGAATACCTGCCGCCGGATCGACAGGAAATGCTCAGTGTCACGGTCAGTGCCGGAGAAAAGAAAACCGTGGAGCATCGGCTCCATCGTGTCCGTCCACAAAATAAGATCACCGGTGTAATCCTGGGAGTGGATGGGCAGCCTGAATCCAAAACTTCGGTCATCGCTGTGCAAGTCTCGGAGTACGATTTCAGTCCTCCAGCGACCACCAATGAAAGAGGAGAATTCAGTATCGTCATCACTAAACCAGAGGGAGAGCTGACGATACTGGCATGGAACGAGGAAGATGAGATGGCGGACCCGCTGCGAGCCCATCCAGGAGGTCATGTCACGCTCCAGTTAAAGGACAGCGGCTTTGCACATCTCAAGGGTCAGGTATTGAACGAGCTGGCCCAACCGATTCGAGAAGCGCGTATCCAAGTTTCGCTGGGCAGCCTGTCAGCAACTGGCAATGGACCCATTCCTCAATTTGTCAAAACCGATGCGACAGGCCGTTTTGCGGTGCCTCGCCTCTGGACTGGCTTGGGCAGTCTAACCTTATTTTGCCAAGCAGAGGGTTACGGAGGGGCGGCTCTGCGGGACCAGACACTCAAGCCCGAACAAGTTCTGGAATGGAATGTGGTTCTGAAAAAGGCGGATCAAATCGTATCTGGCATCGTGGTGGACAGTGCAGGCGAGCCGGTTCCTGGCGTTCGCGTCATGGCTGGGGGAGACAGGCAACAGAGTACAAAGGTGGCCATCACGGATAAACAGGGACGTTTCAACATTGGCCAGCTCACTGAGGATTCAGTCTCACTGACGGCGGTGCAAAACACGCCCGAGCTTAGCCGCAAGGCATACAAACGGCTGGTGAAACCGGTCGCCGAGGTGCGCATCGTCCTGCCAAATGCGGCAGGGAGGGTGGCGGGAATCATCACCGACCATCAAGGCCGTCCCATCATGGGGGCGGAATTGAGCTTGATTGGAAGGGATCGAATAGCAACAACGAACAAGGAAGGCCGGTTCGAACTGCAAGGGATCACGGAAGGATGGTTCAATGCGGAGGTGAATTTTGCGAATGAGAGTGGAACAAAGGTGGAAGACCGGGTGCGTCTGAAAACAGGCATGATGGCGGCCCACATCGTCATGCCCGACAAGACCAAAACTTATCTGGAACTACCGCTGGCTCCCGTCAATCTCATCGGCAGACCCGCCGCAGCCGTCCAGGTGACCGCGTGGCTGAACAGTCCAGCCCTTTCTCCTAAGGCAGGGGGAAAGGTGCGTATTCTGGATTTCTGGGGTATGGAATGTGCGCCGTGTCTGGCTGGTTTTCCAAAGGTTCAGGCTTTTTGGAAAGAGCACCAGCATGAGGTGGAGTTCATCGCACTGAGCAGTTCTCATTATCCCGAAGAAGAAGTTCGCGAATTTCTCAGCAAACACCCGGAGTATACTTTCCCCATCGCACTGCTGTCGGAGGATGCCACTTCGAATGTGGACTATGACATTCGTGGCGTACCCCTCTATGTCGTTATCGATCCTGAGGGAAAGATAGTTTCAACAGGCAGTGACTGGTCTGCCACAGAAAAGGCGGCACTGCGTTTGATGAATCAATAA
- a CDS encoding DUF1549 domain-containing protein: MKSTLIQKTSSYRLPTALAVLACALAGLAQAKEMPLESIQEKAGEIDRLITAKLEKEKIQPTAPVTDDVFVRRIYLDIAGRIPSLKETTDFLADKDTNKRAKLIDALLASDGYVQNFTNYWSDILRVKSKLTQGNSQPAGEAYGIWLRESLKTNKPYDKMVQEMLTASGKTYENGAVGYYIRDYNMPLDNMAMTTQVFLGTSMVCAQCHNHPFDKWTQMDYYQMSAHSNGMVGTNGLSNPLLAEAFYGRPGKGKAKKSKKADPSMDGMMMGDAMGTLTRKDISRAMSEIMRPLRYNTVLDNSGNRGLRLPKDYQYDDAKPGSVVQPVIPASFSNDGKIVEEGVSPIHSYAKWLASKENPRFTLVIANRLWKKAMGMALIEPVDEITDSTVPSNPQLMTFLETTMKDLNYDMKEYLRIIFNSATYQRAAYSKDVELGEVYHFPGPLLRRMSAEQIWDSMVTLYKPAPDAPNLNARIARETVIRQVEWLDRSLNALSAQELAAGAAKVMAVQKQLAADVRKAQEVLAEASKNNDEEAMRAAKRVVSNQRRAIDEAAEDIIYSMGFKKFAELIREGKIEEQVEDAEFAKEIASVLRNKKDDDVAIDDALRIMAKQQRARLTAVQQQRLKKDADLLKANTKQELHALQTWESFRDTYMVRASDLRSPAPNGHFLREFGQSDRELVSNANGDASVGQALMLLNGKTFTQLMNPYTMISRALRRAETAEQTVDTIYLSLFSRKATAEEKELLAPVVEGNGLTGKGDALWAALNTRQFYFIQ, encoded by the coding sequence ATGAAAAGCACCCTCATTCAAAAAACTTCGAGCTACCGTTTACCGACGGCGCTGGCTGTCCTGGCCTGTGCGCTTGCGGGACTTGCCCAGGCGAAGGAGATGCCCCTCGAGAGCATTCAGGAAAAAGCGGGTGAAATCGATCGCCTCATCACCGCCAAGCTGGAGAAGGAAAAGATCCAGCCCACGGCCCCGGTGACCGATGATGTTTTTGTCCGTCGTATTTACCTCGATATCGCAGGCCGCATCCCCAGCCTGAAAGAGACGACCGATTTCCTGGCCGATAAGGATACCAACAAACGCGCCAAGCTCATTGATGCCTTGCTGGCCTCGGATGGCTACGTGCAAAACTTCACCAATTACTGGAGTGACATCCTCCGCGTAAAATCAAAACTCACCCAGGGCAACAGCCAGCCTGCGGGGGAAGCCTATGGCATTTGGTTGCGCGAGTCTCTGAAGACCAACAAGCCTTATGACAAGATGGTGCAGGAGATGCTGACCGCCAGCGGCAAGACCTATGAAAACGGTGCGGTGGGCTATTACATCCGGGATTATAACATGCCCTTGGATAACATGGCCATGACGACGCAAGTCTTCCTGGGCACCAGCATGGTCTGCGCCCAGTGCCATAACCATCCTTTCGATAAATGGACCCAGATGGACTACTACCAGATGTCCGCCCATAGCAATGGCATGGTCGGCACCAATGGCCTGTCCAATCCCCTCCTTGCCGAGGCCTTTTACGGCCGCCCTGGTAAAGGCAAGGCCAAGAAGTCCAAAAAAGCGGATCCTTCCATGGATGGCATGATGATGGGGGATGCCATGGGCACCCTGACGCGCAAGGACATCTCCCGTGCCATGAGTGAAATCATGCGCCCGTTGCGCTACAACACTGTTTTGGATAACTCAGGTAACAGAGGCCTGCGTTTGCCAAAAGATTACCAGTATGACGATGCTAAGCCCGGCTCTGTTGTGCAGCCCGTGATCCCGGCCTCATTCTCCAATGATGGCAAAATCGTCGAGGAAGGCGTCAGCCCCATTCACTCTTATGCCAAGTGGCTGGCCTCCAAGGAAAACCCCCGCTTCACCCTCGTCATCGCCAACCGCCTGTGGAAAAAAGCCATGGGCATGGCTCTCATCGAGCCTGTGGATGAGATTACGGATTCCACAGTCCCCAGCAATCCTCAGCTTATGACCTTCCTGGAGACCACCATGAAGGATCTGAACTATGACATGAAGGAATACCTTCGTATCATCTTCAACAGCGCCACTTATCAGCGTGCTGCTTACAGCAAGGATGTGGAACTGGGTGAGGTCTATCACTTCCCAGGCCCGCTTCTTCGTCGCATGAGTGCCGAGCAGATCTGGGACAGCATGGTCACCCTTTACAAGCCCGCTCCAGACGCTCCTAACCTGAACGCGCGCATCGCCCGTGAAACCGTCATCCGTCAGGTGGAATGGCTGGATCGTTCTCTCAATGCCCTCAGCGCTCAGGAACTGGCAGCAGGTGCCGCCAAAGTCATGGCTGTGCAAAAGCAGCTCGCTGCCGATGTCCGCAAAGCTCAGGAAGTCCTGGCCGAAGCCTCAAAAAACAATGATGAAGAAGCCATGCGCGCCGCCAAACGTGTCGTGTCCAATCAGCGCCGCGCCATTGATGAAGCCGCTGAGGACATCATCTATTCCATGGGCTTCAAGAAATTCGCTGAGTTGATTCGCGAAGGAAAAATTGAGGAACAAGTAGAAGATGCCGAGTTCGCCAAAGAGATCGCCAGCGTCCTGCGCAACAAGAAAGATGACGACGTGGCCATTGACGACGCCCTGCGGATCATGGCCAAGCAGCAGAGAGCACGCCTGACCGCCGTCCAGCAGCAGCGTCTGAAGAAAGATGCCGACTTGCTGAAAGCGAATACCAAGCAGGAGCTCCATGCTCTGCAAACCTGGGAGAGTTTTCGCGATACCTACATGGTCCGTGCCTCTGATCTGCGCAGTCCCGCTCCCAACGGCCACTTCCTGCGTGAGTTCGGCCAGAGTGACCGCGAGCTTGTCAGCAATGCCAATGGAGATGCCAGTGTTGGCCAGGCCCTCATGCTCTTGAATGGAAAGACCTTCACCCAGCTCATGAACCCATACACCATGATCTCTCGTGCCTTGCGCCGTGCAGAGACCGCAGAGCAGACGGTGGATACCATCTACCTGTCTCTTTTCAGCCGCAAAGCCACAGCCGAAGAGAAGGAATTGCTGGCCCCTGTCGTCGAAGGTAACGGCCTCACCGGCAAAGGCGATGCCCTCTGGGCCGCCCTGAATACGCGCCAGTTCTACTTCATCCAATAA
- a CDS encoding AAA family ATPase encodes MIVVELAGDSGVGKSTMSAIVAERLRQVLGDEAVAALPEKNVPRRSRRWTRVKRWVWVTTHPAALLTAWKTTESSICTASYYGWMRCLSTVGLARKAVKQGVQVALVDQGILRLQVLPQHIHLLPRTSLPDLVLHLVADPAILEKRRISRSKKKCVRHQGEARISAAITSLHTLGAEMDEAKRRVLLDDFGHKFCDQPFSEEEITHMLAMPSTPVTAESKPEGLKAGRCHPQVCQLLQAQGIRLEKLDTSLHDLETTAENCCRAILSVLGFKGKLEV; translated from the coding sequence ATGATCGTAGTTGAATTAGCGGGTGATAGCGGGGTGGGAAAATCAACGATGTCCGCCATCGTTGCCGAACGTCTCCGCCAAGTGTTGGGCGATGAGGCCGTCGCCGCGCTGCCTGAAAAAAATGTCCCTCGGCGCAGCCGCCGCTGGACTCGCGTAAAACGTTGGGTCTGGGTAACGACTCACCCGGCTGCATTGCTCACTGCCTGGAAAACGACAGAGAGCAGCATCTGCACCGCGAGCTATTATGGCTGGATGCGTTGTTTATCGACGGTTGGTCTGGCTCGTAAAGCCGTCAAACAGGGCGTGCAGGTAGCATTGGTGGACCAGGGCATTCTGCGTCTCCAAGTCCTTCCACAGCACATTCATCTGTTGCCCAGGACATCCTTGCCAGATCTCGTTTTACATCTCGTCGCGGATCCCGCTATTCTCGAAAAGCGGCGCATATCCAGATCAAAAAAGAAGTGCGTGCGTCATCAGGGCGAAGCTCGTATCTCGGCCGCAATCACGAGCCTTCATACCCTCGGGGCGGAAATGGATGAGGCCAAGCGTCGCGTTTTACTGGATGACTTTGGTCATAAGTTCTGTGATCAGCCTTTTTCCGAAGAGGAAATCACACATATGCTGGCCATGCCCTCCACGCCAGTCACAGCGGAATCAAAGCCTGAAGGTCTAAAGGCAGGCCGGTGCCATCCGCAGGTCTGTCAGCTTCTTCAGGCACAGGGCATTCGGTTGGAAAAGCTGGATACTTCTCTTCATGACCTGGAAACCACAGCCGAAAACTGCTGCCGCGCTATCCTTTCTGTTCTTGGATTCAAAGGCAAATTGGAAGTTTAG
- a CDS encoding SAM-dependent methyltransferase — protein sequence MLNLNDLLAKDILPDAAIRFGIRQRLANTLRKQKQPNIEDQKAALMQHVEGLKKSPVAIATDEANEQHYEVPTRFYQLCLGKHLKYSSGYWPEPTTTFDESEAIMLKMTCERAELQDGQHILELGCGWGSLSLWMAEHYPKAQITSVSNSRTQKEFIDAEARQRGLKNLTVVTANMIHFEGVGEGVFDRCVSVEMFEHMKNYQELLRRVSTWLKPGGKLFVHIFTHREYAYHYEVTSDDDWMAKYFFTGGQMPSDDLLLYFQDDLKIEDHWCVSGMHYSKTSEAWLSKMDEHKAEIMPLFADTYGKDQAVKWWAYWRIFYMACAELWGYRDGEEWMVSHYRFVKP from the coding sequence ATGCTCAATCTCAACGACCTCCTCGCGAAAGACATCCTGCCGGATGCGGCCATCCGCTTTGGCATCCGGCAACGCCTGGCTAACACACTCCGCAAGCAGAAGCAGCCTAACATTGAAGATCAAAAGGCGGCGCTGATGCAGCATGTGGAAGGTCTGAAGAAAAGTCCGGTGGCCATCGCTACCGATGAAGCGAATGAGCAGCACTACGAAGTGCCGACGCGCTTTTACCAGCTATGCCTGGGCAAGCATTTGAAGTATAGCAGCGGCTATTGGCCGGAGCCGACAACGACCTTTGACGAATCTGAAGCGATCATGCTGAAGATGACTTGTGAGCGTGCGGAACTGCAAGATGGACAGCATATTCTAGAGCTGGGCTGCGGGTGGGGATCTCTGTCGCTATGGATGGCGGAGCATTATCCGAAAGCTCAGATCACCAGCGTCTCCAATTCACGCACGCAGAAAGAATTCATCGACGCTGAAGCAAGACAGAGAGGTCTCAAAAACCTAACGGTCGTCACCGCCAATATGATTCATTTCGAGGGAGTGGGTGAGGGCGTTTTCGACCGCTGTGTCTCGGTGGAAATGTTTGAGCACATGAAGAATTACCAAGAGCTTCTGCGACGGGTATCCACTTGGTTAAAACCAGGCGGCAAGTTGTTTGTGCATATCTTCACCCACCGTGAATATGCGTATCACTATGAGGTGACGAGCGATGATGACTGGATGGCGAAGTACTTTTTCACGGGCGGTCAGATGCCCTCGGATGATCTGCTGCTGTATTTCCAAGATGACCTCAAGATCGAAGATCACTGGTGTGTGAGCGGGATGCACTACAGCAAGACATCCGAGGCCTGGCTGTCCAAGATGGATGAACACAAGGCGGAGATTATGCCTTTATTTGCAGATACCTACGGCAAGGACCAGGCGGTGAAGTGGTGGGCTTACTGGCGCATTTTTTACATGGCCTGTGCAGAGCTGTGGGGATACCGCGATGGAGAAGAATGGATGGTCTCCCACTACCGTTTTGTGAAACCTTAA
- a CDS encoding DUF1295 domain-containing protein, with product MTVAALILLTLFFLTWWLSLRLDNYSFVDVTWSLAFAPVAAWYAFANDGWMPRRVAIAVLVAAWSLRLGVHLWKRVASHHPKEDPRYAVLREKWKKNRERAFLAFFLMQGLLVWLLMLPVHLISQQDAEAFHPLEYAGLGLWFLALTGEAIADAQLAGFKRTNKDAKAVCQVGLWHYSRHPNYFFQSLLWWGLFLMALPAPWGWTAIVAPAAMLHFLLNVTGVPLTEKLSLEKRGDSFREYQRTTSAFVPWFPKK from the coding sequence ATGACTGTCGCCGCACTCATCCTGCTGACCCTGTTTTTCCTGACTTGGTGGCTGAGCCTCCGATTGGATAACTACTCCTTCGTGGATGTGACGTGGTCACTGGCCTTTGCTCCAGTGGCCGCCTGGTATGCATTTGCAAACGACGGATGGATGCCGCGTAGGGTGGCCATCGCTGTGCTGGTGGCGGCGTGGAGCCTGAGACTGGGGGTGCATTTATGGAAACGGGTGGCCAGCCATCATCCGAAGGAAGACCCGCGCTATGCGGTGCTGCGGGAAAAATGGAAGAAGAACCGAGAGAGGGCTTTCCTGGCCTTCTTCCTGATGCAAGGGCTGCTGGTCTGGCTGCTGATGCTGCCAGTGCATCTCATTTCCCAACAGGATGCAGAGGCGTTTCACCCGCTGGAATATGCAGGACTAGGCTTATGGTTCCTGGCCCTCACGGGCGAGGCCATTGCGGATGCCCAACTGGCGGGATTCAAGAGAACCAACAAGGATGCCAAGGCCGTCTGCCAAGTGGGGCTGTGGCACTACAGCCGACATCCGAATTATTTCTTCCAGTCGCTGCTCTGGTGGGGGCTGTTTTTGATGGCACTGCCTGCGCCCTGGGGCTGGACCGCCATCGTGGCACCCGCAGCGATGCTGCACTTCTTGTTAAACGTGACGGGGGTTCCCCTCACGGAAAAACTGTCGCTGGAAAAGCGTGGAGATTCCTTCCGGGAATATCAGCGAACCACGAGCGCCTTTGTGCCGTGGTTTCCAAAAAAGTGA